One Kwoniella dejecticola CBS 10117 chromosome 11, complete sequence DNA segment encodes these proteins:
- a CDS encoding mitochondrial import inner membrane translocase subunit TIM13 produces the protein MSSLFGSGAAAPDMAARKEQMKQSIQQELAIANAQQLINKINENCFAKCISKPSTSLTSSQETCLSQCMSLYMAAFDQVSRSYVSRISKERGSAPPGIGL, from the exons ATGTCCTCTCTCTTCGGTTCAGGCGCTGCTGCCCCAG ACATGGCTGCTAGGAAGGAGCAGATGAAGCAATCAATTCAACAAGAG CTCGCTATTGCCAATGCACAACAGTTGATTaacaagatcaacgagaac TGTTTTGCCAAATGTATCTCCAAACCATCAACATCgctcacctcttctcaagAG ACATGTCTGTCTCAGTGCATGTCCCTCTATATGGCTGCTTTCGACCAAGTCTCGCGATCTTACGTTTCTAGAATATCGAAAGAACGAGGATCCGCACCTCCCGGTATCGGTCTTTAG
- a CDS encoding mitochondrial 54S ribosomal protein uL6m: MSFQRSGSKAARSLHTSIARNSHIGKVPIAIPPSVTLTLPPSSIPPNLPATSLQAQRTFTVTGPLGSASVPISPSVILAPPSASAPAITISVHDPTVKAQRSIWGLTRTLINNAVTGVSSGFNLEVRLVGVGYRAAVEPIPPVFLELAKQQNPDSTSSLPQERLNIKLGFAHPVLIDIPPDIKTTVPAPTKIILNGTDKQKLGQFAAKIRQWRRPEPYRGKGIFVGDETIKLKEIKKK; the protein is encoded by the exons ATGTCCTTCCAGCGGTCAGGATCGAAGGCTGCTCGCAGTCTTCACACCAGCATTGCCCGGAACTCTCACATTGGCAAAGTACCAATCGCTATTCCTCCGTCGGTCACTTTGACCCTaccaccatcatcgattCCGCCCAATTTACCTGCCACTTCGCTGCAAGCGCAGAGAACCTTCACAGTAACTGGACCCCTTGGATCCGCTTCAGTACCTATCTCTCCTTCAGTCATCCTCGCTCCcccatctgcatctgcaccTGCGATAACAATCTCAGTCCACGATCCCACCGTGAAAGCGCAACGCAGTATATGGGGTCTCACGCGCACTTTGATAAATAACGCCGTGACAGGTGTATCTTCTGGCTTCAACCTCGAAGTCAGACTTGTAGGTGTTGGGTACCGAGCTGCCGTCGAACCGATACCGCCTGTTTTCCTGGAATTAGCCAAACAACAGAATCCCGATTCGACCTCTTCATTACCTCAAGAAAGGCTCAACATCAAGCTTGGTTTCGCACATCCTGTTCTTATTGATATTCCGCCTGATATCAAAACTACTGTTCCAGCACCGACCAAAATCATTCTGAACGGCACGGATAAGCAGAAATTAGGACAATTTGCAGCAAAGATAAGGCAATGGCGGAGACCAGAGCCATATCGGGGCAAG GGTATCTTTGTTGGCGACGAGACGATCAAGCTTAAGGAAATTAAGAAGAAGTAG
- a CDS encoding V-type proton ATPase catalytic subunit A yields MDRAKRDLPKIRDEERERMFGSVYSVSGPVVIGENMRGCAMYELVRVGHDELVGEVIRIEADRATIQVYEETSGVTVGDPVLRTGKPLSVELGPGLMTNIYDGIQRPLKSIQEKSQSIYIPRGINTESLSREVKWDFNPSSFRVGDHLSGGDIFGSVYENSLVDNHKIMLPPRAMGTITRIAEKGSYTVEDVVLETEFQGKTTQHTMMQLWPVRAPRPVAQKETASYPLFTGQRVLDALFPCVQGGTTAIPGAFGCGKTVISQALSKFSNSDIIIYVGCGERGNEMAEVLADFPELTLERDGREEPIMKRTALVANTSNMPVAAREASIYTGITLSEYFRDQGNNVAMMADSTSRWAEALREISGRLAEMPADSGYPAYLGAKLASFYERAGKVTCLGNPVRQGTVSIVGAVSPPGGDFSDPVTSATLGIVQVFWGLSKALAQRKHFPSVDWNVSYSKYLKVLDPHYEKSNPGFIDLRTRAKEILQKEQDLAEIVQLVGKSALGESDKITLEVARMLKDDFLQQNGISEYDRYCPFYKTSGMLKNFVAFYDNSQRAVETSDMTFAKVRDSAADVMYKLSQMKFESPNTQSEQDIQGKFDQLYNEIGETFRRMQE; encoded by the exons ATGGACAGAGCCAAGCGGGATTTGCCCAAG ATCcgagatgaagagagggagaggatgttCGGCTCAGTATACTC TGTGTCTGGTCCTGTCGTGATTGGTGAAAATATGAGGGGATGTGCAATGTATGAGTTGGTCAGAGTCGGACATGATGAGCTTGTCGGAG AGGTCATCCGTATCGAAGCCGATCGAGCTACTATCCAAGTGTATGAAGAGACATCCGGTGTTACCGTTGGTGATCCCGTTTTGAGAACCGGTAAACCATTAAGTGTGGAGCTTGGACCAG GTCTGATGACAAACATCTACGA TGGTATCCAGCGTCCGCTTAAATCCATTCAAGAGAAATCACAGAGTATCTATATTCCAC GTGGTATTAATACCGAATCACTGAGCAGAGAAGTAAAATGGGATTTCAACCCATCATCCTTCAGGGTCGGGGATCACTTGTCTGGTGGAGATATCTTCGGTAGCGTATATGAGAACTCGCTTGTGGACAACCACAAGATCATGCTTCCGCCCCGCGCTATGGGTACCATCACTCGGATCGCCGAGAAAGGTAGTTACACTGTCGAA GATGTCGTGCTCGAAACCGAATTCCAAGGCAAAACGACCCAGCACACGATGATGCAGCTGTGGCCTGTGCGAGCTCCTAGACCTGTCGCGCAGAAGGAGACCGCTTCTTACCCTTTGTTCACTGGTCAACGAGTTTTAGACGCCCTATTCCCCTGTGTACAAGGTGGTACTACTGCTATCCCCGGGGCCTTCGGATG TGGTAAAACCGTTATC AGTCAAGCCCTGTCAAAGTTCTCGAACTCTGATATCATCATTTACGTCGGCTGCGGTGAACGTGGTAATG AAATGGCCGAAGTGTTGGCTGAT TTCCCGGAACTGACACTCGAGAGAGACGGTCGAGAAGAGCCCATTATGAAACGTACCGCACTCGTCGCCAACACGTCCAACATGCCTGTCGCTGCACGAGAAGCTTCTATTTATACCGGTATCACCTTATCCGAGTACTTCAGAGATCAAGGAAACAATGTCGCCATGATGGCTGACTCTACGTCTCGATGGGCCGAGGCACTGCGAGAAATCTCTGGTCGATTGGCAGAGATGCCTGCTGACTCTGGTTACCCTGCTTATCTTGGTGCCAAGCTTGCCAGTTTCTACGAGCGAGCTGGTAAAGTCACATGTCTCGGTAACCCCGTCAGACAAGGTACCGTATCCATTGTTGGAGCCGTTTCGCCTCCTGGTGGTGATTTCTCCGACCCGGTCACCAGTGCCACCCTTGGTATCGTGCAAGTGTTCTGGGGTCTATCCAAAGCTTTGGCTCAACGAAAGCATTTCCCCTCGGTCGACTGGAATGTATCATACTCGAAGTACCTCAAGGTGCTCGATCCCCACTACGAAAAGAGTAATCCGGGTTTCATCGACTTGCGAACGAGGGCCAAAGAGATCCTGCAGAAGGAGCAAGATCTTGCCGAAATTGTGCAACTAGTAGGAAAGAGTGCTTTGGGTGAATCTGATAAAATCACATTGGAAGTCGCTCGAatgctcaag GATGATTTCCTGCAACAAAACGGTATCTCCGAGTACGATCGATACTGTCCTTTCTACAAGACCTCTGGGATGTTGAAAAACTTTGTCGCATTCTACGACAATTCCCAGCGTGCTGTGGAGACTAGCGATATGACTTTTGCCAAG GTCCGAGACTCCGCCGCAGACGTCATGTACAAGCTCTCTCAGATGAAATTCGAGTCGCCAAACACTCAAAGCGAGCAGGATATCCAAGGCAAATTCGACCAACTGTACAACGAGATTGGCGAAACTTTCCGAAGAATGCAAGAGTAG
- a CDS encoding 40S ribosomal protein S27, with protein sequence MSQRQSTIDVAYPHTANHHTSARYSVSLVFSPDTAQMAKWKRMERIGVLAIDLLNRPADVQARTHKLKKVVPEPNSFFMDVKCPGCFAITTVFSHASTVVQCQGCATALCQPTGGKAKLTEGCSFRRKN encoded by the exons ATGTCTCAACGGCAATCAACGATAGATGTCGCATATCCGCACACTGCCAATCACCACACCTCTGCCCGCTACTCTGTCTCGCTCGTCTTCTCCCCCGACACCGCTCAGATGGCCAAGTGGAAAAGAATGGAGAGAATCGGC GTCTTAGCTATTGATCTCCTCAACAGACCCGCTGACGTTCAAGCCCGAACTcacaagctgaagaaggtcgtGCCAGAGCCAAACTCGTTCTTCATGGATGTCAAGTGCCCTGGTTGTTTCGCCATCAC CACCGTCTTCTCTCACGCTTCCACCGTCGTTCAATGCCAAGGATGTGCTACCGCACTTTGTCAACCAACCGGTGGTAAGGCTAAGTTGACTGAAG GATGCTCTTTCCGAAGAAAGAACTAA